From the Apus apus isolate bApuApu2 chromosome 4, bApuApu2.pri.cur, whole genome shotgun sequence genome, one window contains:
- the PRADC1 gene encoding protease-associated domain-containing protein 1, with protein MLRRSLWLCLCLCSCPARGLRIHEYLYFQVLSPGDIRYIFTATPAKDFGGVFNTRYDQIHLVPADPPEACGELNNGVFIQDQIALVERGGCSFLSKTRVIQEHGGRAVIIADNAYDNDSFYIEMIQDSTRRTADIPALFLLGRDGYMIRRSLEQHGLPWAVISIPVNVTSIPTYEMMQPPWTFW; from the exons ATGCTGCGCCGGTCGCTCTGGCTctgcctctgcctctgctcctgcccgGCCCGCG GCCTACGCATCCATGAATACCTGTATTTCCAAGTGCTGAGCCCTGGAGACATCCGCTACATCTTCACTGCCACTCCAGCCAAGGATTTTGGTGGTGTGTTT AACACAAGGTACGACCAGATCCACCTGGTCCCAGCAGATCCCCCCGAAGCCTGTGGAGAGCTGAACAATGGTGTCTTCATCCAGGACCAGATTGCCTTGGTGGAGAGGGG GGGTTGCTCGTTCCTGTCGAAGACCCGTGTGATCCAGGAGCACGGCGGGCGGGCGGTGATTATCGCCGATAACGCCTACGACAACGACAGCTTCTACATCGAGATGATCCAGGACAGCACCAGGCGCACAGCCGACATCCCCGCGCTCTTCCTGCTGGGCAGGGACGG GTACATGATCAGACGTTCCCTGGAGCAGCATGGGCTCCCCTGGGCTGTCATCTCCATCCCCGTCAACGTCACCAGCATTCCCACCTACGAAATGATGCAGCCCCCCTGGACCTTCTGGTag